One window of the Bacteroidales bacterium genome contains the following:
- a CDS encoding zinc metallopeptidase yields MIAPIWIIFGVFMLLSWLISMQLRSKFKKYSKVPINYNLTGKEVAEKMLKENGILDVKVVSTPGQLSDHYNPVNKTVNLSPDVYNLSSVASAAIAAHECGHAVQHAAAYSFLQMRSKLVPVVSFTSRWIQWVLLAGILLVQTMPSILLIGIILFGLTTLFSFITLPVEINASKKALVWLNTSGITNVQNHDKAEDALRWAAYTYVVAALGSLATLLYYIMIFTGRRN; encoded by the coding sequence ATGATAGCACCAATCTGGATAATATTCGGCGTTTTTATGCTGTTGAGCTGGCTGATCTCCATGCAGCTCCGCTCTAAATTCAAAAAATATTCAAAAGTCCCCATTAATTACAATCTTACCGGAAAAGAGGTGGCTGAAAAGATGCTGAAGGAGAACGGCATCTTGGATGTCAAAGTGGTTTCCACGCCCGGTCAGTTGAGTGACCATTACAACCCGGTGAATAAGACGGTCAACCTAAGCCCTGACGTTTATAACCTGAGCAGTGTCGCTTCTGCTGCCATCGCCGCCCATGAATGCGGACATGCCGTTCAGCATGCCGCCGCTTACAGTTTCCTGCAAATGCGTTCAAAACTGGTTCCGGTGGTTAGCTTTACCTCAAGATGGATTCAGTGGGTATTGCTCGCCGGTATCCTCCTCGTTCAAACTATGCCTTCCATTTTATTAATTGGTATTATTCTTTTTGGCCTGACCACCCTGTTCAGTTTCATCACACTTCCGGTCGAGATCAATGCTTCAAAAAAGGCACTGGTATGGTTGAACACCAGCGGGATCACCAATGTTCAGAACCATGACAAGGCGGAAGATGCTTTACGCTGGGCCGCTTACACTTATGTTGTTGCGGCATTGGGGTCATTGGCCACTCTTCTTTATTATATCATGATTTTCACTGGAAGAAGGAACTAA
- a CDS encoding aromatic amino acid ammonia-lyase, whose protein sequence is MIVIGGRDICLEDFRQIIFHQVPVLLDSAALTAVSDCFHFLKEFSHDKIIYGINTGLGPMSQYKVKEQDRLALQYNLIRSHAAGAGRPIEEIHVKALMVARLNTLMKGYSGIHPSVVELLRDFINHDITPVIPRHGGVGASGDLVQIAHLALALIGEGEVTVHGKLLNTSEALKQAGLEPISMHIREALSLINGTSAMSGIGIVNVIYARQLLDWAVGASALINEVVESYDDHFSLELNRVKLHPGQMEITGKLHKILNDSRLTRKRADDLFNGTNGEIVFTKKIQEYYSLRCITQILGPVTDTIHGAETVVMNEINSVNDNPVIDFRNRNVFHGGNFHGDYVSLEMDKLKLSVTKLSMLAERQLNFLMNDKLNGKLPPFVNLGVLGLNLGMQGVQFTATSTVAENQVLSNPVYVHSIPTNNDNQDLVSMGTNAALMTCQVIENSYEVMSIHLLTLIQAVDFLKMEDRMSTFTKDLYHKLRAEVPVFSEDHVMAPDIRKMKDYISHNSLNI, encoded by the coding sequence ATGATAGTAATCGGTGGGCGGGATATCTGCCTGGAAGATTTTCGGCAGATCATTTTTCATCAAGTGCCTGTTTTGCTTGATAGTGCTGCGCTTACTGCAGTCAGTGACTGTTTTCATTTTCTAAAGGAATTTTCTCATGACAAGATTATCTACGGCATCAATACCGGCCTGGGGCCGATGTCGCAATACAAAGTCAAGGAACAGGACCGGCTTGCTTTGCAGTACAACCTGATCCGGAGCCATGCTGCCGGCGCAGGCAGGCCTATTGAGGAGATCCACGTGAAAGCCCTGATGGTCGCCCGGCTCAACACCCTGATGAAAGGCTATTCCGGCATTCATCCTTCAGTAGTCGAATTACTCAGAGATTTTATCAACCACGATATCACGCCGGTTATACCGCGACATGGCGGCGTCGGTGCCAGCGGCGACCTGGTCCAGATTGCCCACCTGGCTTTAGCTCTGATCGGTGAAGGTGAAGTTACTGTTCACGGAAAGCTTTTGAATACATCCGAAGCATTGAAACAGGCCGGCCTGGAACCAATCAGCATGCATATCCGGGAAGCTTTGTCGCTGATCAACGGTACTTCCGCCATGTCAGGTATTGGCATTGTCAACGTGATCTATGCACGGCAACTGCTCGACTGGGCAGTAGGTGCCTCGGCACTGATCAACGAAGTCGTGGAGAGCTATGATGATCATTTCTCACTTGAGCTGAACCGTGTCAAATTGCATCCGGGCCAGATGGAAATCACCGGAAAGCTGCATAAGATACTTAACGATAGCCGCCTTACCAGGAAAAGAGCTGACGATTTGTTCAACGGCACTAACGGTGAGATCGTTTTCACCAAAAAAATACAGGAATATTACTCTTTGCGTTGTATTACCCAGATCCTTGGACCTGTCACCGATACCATTCATGGCGCTGAAACAGTCGTAATGAATGAGATCAACTCCGTTAATGACAATCCGGTGATCGACTTCCGTAACCGGAATGTATTCCATGGCGGGAATTTCCACGGAGATTACGTTTCTTTGGAAATGGACAAGCTGAAACTTTCCGTGACTAAACTTTCCATGTTAGCCGAACGGCAGTTAAATTTTTTAATGAACGATAAACTGAACGGCAAGCTTCCACCTTTCGTGAACCTGGGCGTCCTCGGGCTGAACCTTGGTATGCAGGGGGTCCAATTTACCGCTACTTCTACCGTTGCTGAAAACCAGGTCCTTTCCAACCCGGTTTATGTGCACAGCATCCCGACCAATAATGACAACCAGGACCTTGTCAGCATGGGGACAAACGCGGCGCTGATGACCTGCCAGGTTATAGAGAATAGCTACGAAGTGATGTCAATTCACCTGCTGACGCTGATTCAGGCCGTGGATTTCCTGAAGATGGAAGATAGAATGTCTACCTTCACCAAGGATCTTTATCACAAGCTGAGAGCAGAAGTCCCTGTGTTTAGTGAAGATCATGTGATGGCGCCGGATATCCGGAAGATGAAGGATTACATCAGCCATAACAGTTTGAATATCTGA
- the fabG gene encoding 3-oxoacyl-ACP reductase FabG has product MKKYALVTGGSRGIGRAICLKLAEAGYPVIINYKSNEAEARHTLELIISKGGEAELLPFDVSVKEETEKALESWANAHQEAYIACLVNNAGIRRDNLLVFMSDSEWKDVLETNLGSFFYVTRKLVKDMMVNKYGRIVNVVSLSGIKGLPGQTNYSAAKAGVIGATKALAQEVGRKNVTVNAVAPGFIRTEMTKDLDEKEYKALIPLNRFGETEEVAEVVAFLASDKASYITGEVVSVNGGLYT; this is encoded by the coding sequence ATGAAAAAATACGCACTGGTCACCGGAGGTTCAAGGGGAATTGGAAGGGCCATTTGCCTGAAATTGGCAGAGGCAGGTTACCCTGTGATCATCAATTATAAATCTAATGAAGCTGAAGCCAGGCATACGCTGGAGCTGATCATCAGCAAAGGCGGGGAAGCGGAACTTCTTCCTTTCGATGTTAGTGTAAAGGAAGAAACAGAAAAAGCACTGGAAAGTTGGGCAAATGCCCACCAGGAGGCTTACATTGCCTGCCTGGTCAATAATGCCGGAATCCGCCGCGATAATCTGCTTGTTTTTATGAGCGATTCCGAGTGGAAAGATGTACTGGAAACCAATCTGGGCAGTTTTTTTTACGTTACACGGAAGTTGGTAAAAGATATGATGGTCAACAAATACGGCCGGATTGTGAATGTTGTTTCCCTGTCGGGGATAAAAGGGTTGCCCGGCCAGACGAACTATTCAGCCGCCAAAGCAGGTGTAATTGGGGCTACAAAGGCCCTGGCGCAGGAGGTGGGGCGGAAAAACGTGACGGTTAATGCCGTCGCACCTGGCTTTATCAGAACTGAAATGACGAAAGATTTGGATGAAAAGGAGTATAAAGCCCTGATCCCACTGAACCGTTTCGGCGAAACGGAAGAAGTGGCCGAAGTAGTGGCGTTCCTGGCAAGTGATAAGGCATCATATATTACTGGGGAAGTGGTTTCGGTGAACGGAGGGCTATATACGTAA
- a CDS encoding beta-ketoacyl-[acyl-carrier-protein] synthase family protein: MRRVVITGMGIYSTIGINLDEVRESLYLGKSGIGFDPLRKEMGFRSGLTGIIERPQLKGLLDRRQRIGMAEQAEYAYISTVEALKQANIDQDYLEKIEAGILFGNDSSAVPVIETIDIMREKKDTALVGSGLIFQTMNSTISMNLSVIFKLKGINLTVSAACASGSHAIGIAYYLIRSGLQECIITGGGQEVNMESTGNFDALNAFSVRENDPTLASRPFDRDRDGLVPSGGAATLVLESFESAKKRGAKILAEVIGYGFSSNGEHISVPNLDGPVKAIRMALKDANLMAKDIEYINAHATSTPVGDAKEAEALHLVFGDSKPRVSSTKSMTGHEMWMGGASEVVYSILMLQNGFIAPNINFENPDECSAKLNIAAKTIHQNFNIFLSNAFGFGGTNSTLIVKGIGH; the protein is encoded by the coding sequence ATGCGTCGTGTCGTAATAACCGGAATGGGGATTTATTCGACGATCGGGATAAATCTCGATGAAGTCAGGGAATCCCTTTACCTGGGCAAATCCGGTATTGGTTTTGACCCATTGCGTAAGGAAATGGGGTTCCGGTCGGGCCTGACCGGGATCATTGAACGGCCGCAGCTCAAAGGTTTGCTCGACAGGCGGCAGCGGATAGGTATGGCGGAACAGGCCGAATATGCTTACATATCGACAGTTGAGGCACTAAAACAGGCAAATATCGATCAGGATTACCTGGAGAAAATTGAAGCCGGTATTTTGTTTGGCAACGACAGCTCTGCAGTCCCCGTTATAGAGACTATCGATATCATGCGGGAAAAGAAAGACACCGCGTTGGTCGGATCGGGATTGATCTTCCAGACGATGAATTCCACCATCTCGATGAATCTTTCGGTTATTTTCAAGCTTAAAGGGATAAATCTCACCGTCAGTGCTGCCTGTGCCAGCGGTTCTCACGCCATAGGCATTGCTTACTACTTGATCCGCAGCGGTTTGCAGGAATGCATCATCACCGGCGGCGGGCAGGAGGTCAACATGGAGTCGACGGGGAATTTCGATGCCCTGAATGCATTCTCTGTCAGGGAAAATGATCCTACATTGGCTTCCCGGCCATTTGACCGCGACCGCGACGGGCTGGTGCCAAGCGGCGGAGCAGCTACCCTGGTCCTCGAAAGTTTTGAATCCGCTAAAAAAAGGGGTGCTAAAATCCTGGCAGAAGTCATCGGTTACGGGTTTTCTTCCAACGGTGAACATATTTCCGTACCCAATCTCGATGGACCGGTAAAAGCTATACGGATGGCCCTGAAAGATGCGAACCTGATGGCAAAAGACATCGAATACATCAATGCCCACGCCACTTCCACCCCGGTAGGCGACGCCAAAGAAGCCGAGGCCTTGCACCTCGTATTCGGCGATTCAAAACCCCGGGTCAGCTCCACCAAATCGATGACCGGCCACGAGATGTGGATGGGAGGCGCCAGCGAGGTTGTCTATTCCATCCTGATGTTGCAGAATGGCTTCATCGCTCCCAATATCAATTTCGAAAACCCGGATGAATGCTCCGCAAAGCTGAATATCGCGGCAAAAACCATCCATCAAAACTTCAATATCTTCCTTTCCAACGCCTTTGGGTTCGGTGGTACGAATTCTACCTTAATCGTAAAGGGAATCGGTCATTAG
- a CDS encoding phosphopantetheine-binding protein, translating into MEKTIIIGEINGFLIEEFEIEQHMIKPEASWKEIGIDSLDFVDIVVIIEKSYGFKLKGEEMATIKTLGQFYDHVYQRIQNQN; encoded by the coding sequence ATGGAGAAGACTATTATAATCGGAGAAATTAATGGTTTTTTAATCGAAGAGTTTGAGATTGAGCAGCATATGATCAAACCGGAAGCTTCCTGGAAAGAAATCGGCATCGACAGCCTCGATTTCGTGGATATCGTGGTGATCATCGAGAAAAGCTACGGTTTCAAACTAAAAGGCGAAGAAATGGCTACCATCAAAACACTCGGTCAGTTTTACGATCACGTTTACCAGCGCATCCAAAACCAGAATTAG
- a CDS encoding acyltransferase — protein MATWQGKTRGGLLGHQIFVFILRYLGLKPAYFLLRFVSSYYFIFSRKSNRHIYAYYKEILHYSSFIARKAVYRNYYIFGQILIDKVAIYSGLVDKFTFDLEDEKHLAAMDKGGFMISAHIGNWEMAGKKSDRIDKTMNLVMLDEEHRRIRHYLDSIMKERNIRIILLKDDLSHLIAIRQALDKSELIAIHGDRFMEGMKTLTAKFLGKDACFPEGPFYLALRMNAPVSFAFAMKEGPSHYHFYATPPKIYNLPEGKRISREHLMPILLDYIRAVETMLKKYPEQWFNYYEFWG, from the coding sequence ATGGCCACCTGGCAAGGTAAAACGCGGGGAGGACTGCTCGGCCATCAAATCTTCGTTTTTATCCTCCGCTACCTTGGTCTGAAACCTGCATATTTTTTGCTTCGTTTTGTTTCTTCCTATTATTTTATCTTTTCCCGTAAGTCGAACCGGCATATCTACGCCTATTACAAGGAAATTCTTCATTATTCTTCCTTTATTGCACGCAAGGCAGTTTATCGGAATTATTACATCTTTGGCCAGATACTGATCGATAAAGTGGCGATCTATTCCGGTCTGGTGGATAAATTCACTTTCGACCTGGAAGATGAAAAGCACCTGGCAGCTATGGACAAAGGTGGATTCATGATCAGCGCCCATATCGGCAACTGGGAAATGGCCGGTAAGAAATCGGACCGGATCGATAAAACCATGAACCTGGTGATGCTCGATGAGGAACACCGCCGGATCAGGCATTATCTTGATTCGATCATGAAAGAACGGAATATCCGCATCATACTGCTGAAAGATGATCTTTCACACCTGATCGCAATCCGGCAGGCACTGGATAAAAGTGAACTGATTGCAATCCACGGCGATCGCTTTATGGAAGGAATGAAAACCCTCACAGCGAAGTTTTTGGGAAAAGATGCCTGCTTCCCGGAAGGACCATTCTACCTGGCCCTTCGAATGAATGCCCCGGTAAGTTTTGCTTTCGCGATGAAGGAAGGCCCTTCGCATTATCATTTTTATGCAACGCCTCCTAAAATCTACAACCTGCCGGAAGGAAAACGGATCAGCCGGGAGCACCTGATGCCAATTTTACTTGATTACATCCGGGCAGTGGAAACGATGCTGAAAAAATATCCTGAGCAGTGGTTTAATTATTATGAGTTCTGGGGATAG
- a CDS encoding beta-ketoacyl-ACP synthase III: protein MINEVYITRLAKFLPNLPVENDQMEQFLGMVDGKPSRAKRIIMRNNQITNRYYALDQQGRPTHNNAQLTAEAIRGLFDEQITINDIDLLACGTTSPDQTLPSHTSMVHGELGGKPLEIISPAGSCATGMHAMKYAFLAVKSGEKSNAVCAGSEAFSSFMLSRNFEKETEKLHLLDQEPILAFEKDFLRWMLSDGAGAAMLQNKPNPDGLSLRIDWIESISYANQLETCMYAGGEKQDDGQIKGWREFEAEELLYRSLFTLHQDVKLLGENIVRMGNLFLADIVKRRNINLDEIDYLLPHISSEYFRYRIDADSLEKGVHIPQEKWFTNLVRLGNVGAASIYFMMEEIFHSGLLKKGQKLLLGVPESARFSYVYGLLTVV from the coding sequence ATGATTAACGAAGTCTATATTACACGTTTAGCAAAATTTCTGCCAAACCTTCCGGTTGAAAACGACCAGATGGAGCAATTCCTTGGCATGGTTGATGGAAAACCATCCAGGGCGAAACGGATCATCATGCGGAACAACCAAATAACCAACCGCTATTATGCTTTAGATCAACAAGGACGGCCGACACACAACAATGCTCAGCTAACGGCTGAAGCCATCCGGGGACTTTTCGATGAACAAATTACCATAAATGATATCGACCTGCTGGCATGCGGAACTACTTCCCCGGATCAAACCCTGCCGTCGCACACTTCCATGGTCCATGGCGAACTGGGTGGCAAACCGCTGGAGATCATCTCCCCTGCCGGTTCCTGTGCCACAGGCATGCACGCGATGAAATACGCCTTCCTGGCAGTTAAATCAGGCGAAAAAAGCAACGCCGTTTGTGCAGGATCTGAGGCATTTTCCTCTTTCATGCTGTCACGTAACTTTGAGAAAGAAACCGAAAAGCTCCACTTGCTGGATCAGGAACCTATCCTGGCTTTTGAAAAAGATTTCCTTCGCTGGATGCTTTCCGACGGGGCCGGAGCCGCCATGCTCCAAAACAAGCCAAACCCTGACGGTCTTTCTTTGCGTATCGACTGGATTGAATCCATATCCTATGCTAACCAACTCGAAACCTGCATGTATGCCGGTGGAGAAAAACAGGATGACGGCCAGATCAAAGGATGGAGGGAATTTGAGGCCGAAGAACTTCTATACCGTTCCTTGTTTACGCTCCACCAGGATGTAAAACTGCTCGGTGAAAATATCGTCCGGATGGGTAACCTTTTCCTGGCCGACATCGTGAAAAGAAGGAACATTAACCTGGATGAGATTGATTACCTCCTGCCTCACATTTCTTCTGAATATTTCCGTTACCGCATCGATGCTGACAGCCTCGAGAAAGGTGTACATATCCCCCAGGAAAAATGGTTCACCAACCTGGTCCGGTTAGGGAACGTGGGAGCAGCATCCATCTATTTCATGATGGAAGAAATTTTCCACTCCGGCCTCCTGAAAAAAGGACAGAAACTTCTGCTAGGTGTTCCTGAAAGTGCAAGATTTTCATACGTTTACGGGCTTTTGACCGTAGTTTGA